The DNA sequence TGACACTCCTGGACACTCCGGGGCTTCTGGACAGTCAACAGACACCACAGGAGGTGCAGAAGGAGTTGAGGAGGAGTGTTAGCCTCCTGTACCCTGGGCCCCATGTGTTCCTCCTTGTTATTCAGATTGGGAGGTGCACTCGGGAGGAGAAGGAAGCGGTGCGGCAGATCAAACAAGCAATGGGTTCCCATGCTTTGAGTTTCTCTGTGGTGGTTTTTACCCATGGAGACCTTCTTGAAGAAGGGACATCCGTGAAGGATTGTCTGATAGATGAGTGCAAGGATCTGGTCGAGCTGGTGGCCGGATGTGGGGGCAGGTACTGTGTCTTCAACAACCAGAGTTCCAAGAACAAGAACCAGGTGTCCGAGCTGCTTGCCTTAGTGGACAGCATGATGCAGGAAAATGGAGCAGTGTTCTATGGCAGCAAGATGCTTGAGAAAGCAGAGGAGGATCTGGCTCAGGAGCTGCAAGAGGAATGGAGGCTGCTGAATGAGAAGGAGCAGCTTTTAAAAAAGAAGCAGGAGGCAGCCATAAAAGAGTTGTATGAAAAAAAGCTACAGATGGTTCAGGATAAAAGCCAGATGGATATCGAGGAGCTGAAGAAAATTTTTTTTCAGGGGGGAGGGAAAAAGATGCTGGGGAGCGAGAAGAGAAAGGAAAGCGCTTttagagaaaagaggaggagggaagaaggaaaaaaaaaaaaaaaaaaggaagagagaaaagatCCTAAAGGATAgagtggaaaaaaaagagagagaggaaaaaatcCGAAAAGTACAGAAATAGAGCAGGCGCCATCAGGCAGAGGGAGGAAATGAAGAGAGACACTTTGCAGAAAGAGCTGGATAAACTCAGCCAGAGCTTGGAGGAGCAGAGCAGGAAGGAGGAGGACAGGAAAAAGCAAATAGAGGACCTGCTCAGACGCAAGACGGAGGAGAACCAGAGAGAAAGGGACATTCAGATGGAGAATCAGAGAGTGGAGAAAAGGAGAGTCCTGGCCCTCCAGCAGGAGCTAAAACTCATCAGAATTAAAGTTGATAAACAAAAAGCGAGTGAAGAAAACCTCAAGAGACAGCTGGAGGAAAGcctgcagagggagagagaaacgTGTGACACAGAAACGTCTGCCTTGAAAAGGCAGTGCGATGAGAAGTGTTCTGAGCCTTGCAACGAGACAATCAAGAAGACATCTGcagaaaaacacagcacagtggAGACTGTGTCCGGATATGTGCAAGAAATGGGACTGGTGGGGCTGAACGTAGCTTTAGAGAGTGTTGCAGCTCCCTGCTGTATACAGTAACAACATGAAGATTTCTAAAATGGATTAAATATTGTACAGGACAAATACATTAATTTTCATGCATATGTGTATGAGCATACTACTACTAACTACCTATTATTCAGGAATGTAAAAGATACAATATGTTGTGActtttgaattattattattattattattattattattattactagatTCAACCATTAACTCCCAGttaggaaaagaaaggaaataaaTATGAAAGCAATTTAATTTCAACAAAATGGATTTAATTCCAGTGTGTCCTAAATCAGAAAATgcataaaaaataatacaaactcTCAAAAATGATGGAGATAATCTGATTATAAACTCCCTGTCCTCCTATTTGCTTTggactgtctgtctctgtcaccATCATCTAAATCTGTATTCAAACAAAACCCTGTTGCCATTAATAAAGATCAAATATTGCTTGAGTGCTATTTTAGTGTCCTCACCCATGCTCAAATTCAGCTGTGCCATCTGGTTGTGTTCCTGGCCGAAAAGTCTGCTTTTATCCACAGCAGCGTGTCTTtgagtgtgtgttgatgtgtgcatgtgagtgagtgagtgagtgagtgagtgagtgagtaagagagtgagtgagtgagtgaaagcTGTGGGAAGAGGGATTATTAAATTTAGAGTGCACTGTCATGGCGGTATGTTATCTAAACAATACTGCCTAAAGGTAGCAGGTAGATGAGAGGCAAAGCTATACTATTACAATATACTGCCTTGGGTAAAACAAAActttagtttgacattttggggaacacacttatttgctttcttgctgagagttggaTTAACTCTCTAACTAATCTTCTCGATTAAGACTGTCTAGAtgtctgtactgtaaatatgaagctaccacAGCTAGCAGCTGGTTAGCGTAGCAGGGGGAAACAGATAGCCATGATGACAAGACAGGAAGAGGAAGTTACCTTGGCTTAACCACAACATGTCGTTCACTCACTTTTTGTACGGATCAAACAGACACGacataatgtgtgtttttgctgaTTAGAGGTGCTGATAGGCTAACAGATCCAGGCTAGCTTCTCCCATTTCCAGTCTTTACGCtaagataaaataagattagataagctaagctaaccagcagtttactgtgttttcttattccagttttttacgatcgctatgacacttttttcaatacttttaacaactttcctaaactcttaacacaattagcacaacatccgtctgtgtaggctatacatttaacaaatgtcttgttgctttgacacaaaatgcatacagttaacacaaatttaaaatgcttaaatttcttttacacacaagctccaccaagaccaaaacaatggatttttattgccaaattcacaaatgctttcacactgtaagTCAGAACAGATAATATaatgttctaaacctaacttataggctaaagtcaaaaTGAACAGCTGTTCATATTATAAATTGAAACTCAAATATATCCCCTggattttatacatgcatttattgagaaacagctgattgaagttatgcaaatagatcaatcacagctgattcccttctaggaaacacactcaggtgttgaaGTTCTTTCAATCGCATGATCCTATGGTACATACAGTAAAGgaggacctatttgaacaatatactgtagatgaacacagaaaataagaaaaatgccttcatgagggagaggaagaggagtaccaggacaattctgtctctgtgtcctttTTTCTCATAAACCGTACATttataaagctactctgagatgggtcattaattttttgtatttaatctctgcagcaaaagaaacaaaatggtggccgggttgactcagtggtagagcaggcgcacatatacttggagttttatgcctcgatgcagaggtccagggttcaaatctcacttgtgacaatttcctgcatgtcgtccccccccctctctctctcccctttctcacctagctgtcctgtcaaataaaggtggaaaagccccaaaaatgatcttaaaaaaaaatatgcatgcatgtactaaacccaacaaaacaaaaatttagagaggcttcaagagaaactgcagtgcaaaacacaatctatgatcaatacaatcaccATTGTCTGTTatataagggcagacctgacacgtaaaataatgcagtttctgtaattccatgggATGTTAGAgttttgtatgatattgttctatgatttactaaatgttcctgttgggagagaacatgtgttagtgttttggaagaattatttgattttgagacatgtttgcattgttttgATAGACATAGTACATTTGTTagtgtattattgtattttgaaaattagtgttggagtttagtttacaatgtgtgattttgagcatgaaattaacattttattatatttacagttttttataatcactttgctactaatttcagaaccttgacgtcatttttgaaaactctagacacaaaactcaaaacggtcatcacttgtaacacaggctgtccaatgttcaaaacattgcattgtgcattcatatctttaaagaaatcttgcacttgcgcaatcattggttcaaaaaacatatttatggtgaaataccattgaaacgttactttagatcacccacacacaagttacccatagtttcactgtgtcatcgttcatacaatcattaaatattgtagttcAAAATAGGcaatacatgtttcattatggtactagatgtaaatacatccctgtaaaagtactccaGTAGTAAAGAGAATACTAAAGACAGTGGAATCATTGAACAAaatttgaaatgtattgatgaaaaacaatacagtacgaTCACAAAATaggtttatttgaatcaaagcaaaagTAAATAgctatgaaataaaaaagaaaagacagtactgtaaaacatcaaatgcagtgttcctcaacttgcttgtacttTACAAGATTACTAtattctacatcttcatcaactctgtcttggggatttggccacaggttctcatttATATCGCATGTCGATGTTTTCATTATCCAAACATCTTAGAAAAAACCTTCGGGCATGGCGAACAATGTGATAcgagtatatatatacatacatatatatatatatatatatatatatatatatatatatagtcgtatatatacagtactttatatataaagtatatatactgtaacgtatatatctcaatcatcagtaacgagttggcagaactggacaagcaattccaagggcctgcatccatacagtgcagtactgtcaatactgtaaatagtcttaaaggtggtacatgggaccatagaaacagtgtctgataaacagtagtacattacagtagtagtacatgggaccatagaaacagtgtctgataaacagtagtacattacagtaaagaatgatgatgaaatattacatccacagataatgtagtctaataGGTTCATGCGCCACGCTAATCGTGACAATGAATCttgttatcttgaaactttcatgatctaaacatgagGATTGTTgtacaactatgcattaagagtaatgcaacagttacttatcatttagAGTAGTTGTAtcgattgatagttagatgattgtaatgaaatgcatAGACAATCATCACATGgttggtgttgccctggcctccagcaccactgttagaaatttaggagttatctttgatcaggatatatcctttaatgccaatctaaaacaaacctcaagaacagccttttttcatcttcgtaacattgccaaaattaggaatatcctgtctcaaaacgacgctgaaaaactagtccatgcatttgttacttccaggctggactattgtaattccttactgtcaggttgctcaaataagtctcttaagactctccagctgatccagaatgctgcagcgcgtgttctcacaagaactaagaaaagagatcatatttctcctgtattagcttctctgcattggcttcctgttgaatccaggattgagtttaaagtccttctcttgacctacaaagctctaaatggtctagcaccatcatatctagaagagctcctaataccctattgtcccactagaacactgcgctccccagaatgcagagttactggtggtacctagagtgtctaaaagtagaatgggagctagagccttcagttatcaggctcctctcctatggaaccagcgctcgatctgggttcgggggcagaaactgtcacctcattcaagaatgaacttaaaactctcctatttgataaagcttatagttaggggtgaggagttgcagtgttcacctaactggcccaactgcttctcttcataattgttagattaataatacataacaaagtaggggaggcaggccagccaagccagatccggcggggggagagttctaagccccgaaaagctacctctccttatgacctgtctctcttagttacctgttatagttacgctgttatagtcctagactgccgggggacttccttcctttgacacactgagctgctctctcctctccctttctattactgtttctattactgttactattactattactatttgtgtgcagcccgtcccagaaatgcttgttactaatcctagcttctggggagtttactccccggagtccttatgcttttttttcccccagcgtatttccttggagaacgttggcaccaagaccctggttgcagctgtcgccgtggtcctgctgcactccctgctgagctcagcgatgccctgcaatgtcatgctgcgtcctgctgaaccctgcagcttcccgctacatccagtcactgttccattattaatgtgactactatcgccactgttcatcacaccccaacccGCTCGTCAGACACaacgcctaccaagagcctgggtctgtccgaggtttcttcccaagagggagtttttcctcgccactgtcgcactgcttgctcttgagggaattactggaattgttggaattgttggggctttgtaaattatagagtgtggtctagacctactctatctgtaaagtgtctcgagataacttatgttatgatttgatactataaataaaattgaattgaattgaattgaattgaattgaattgaattgaaatgtaatgtgtgtattgctttttgaaatagtagtactttgatgttaagttgtgtcatattgaacaggtgatctttgttaaatgaacatatGAACGTGGTTCAAAACGTAAGTTTCAAGACACATCTTTATAAGATATTTTAAAGAGCTCCCCTGCCTCTAAAATGGAGTAACCTACCTCAATTCCCCTTTGTTGTATCATCCTTctggtttttattttagttttacttatcttctttaaaaatgtgtgcATGCCGGTCTTTCATAAGTATCTATCTCTGCTAAAAccactatattattattattttattattattagtatatatttttttatattcttttttattttatttcatttgtttatttattttattttattttatttatttattttttgttttgtgcgtGTCAGTTCTCTTGTTTTCTGGACTAATTGCTTTATAATGTGggatttatacattttatgaaGATGTGCTAACtctccttttattatttttacttatttatatatatatatagttttttgttaATGCTGTAGGGGGAGGGGTGGGAAgattatattgtattgtaacTGTTAAAAACCCAATAaagaaagtattgaaaaaaaaatgaacatatgagctttggtttatgtgtattgtatccaagcaattgaaacaagtgttagagttatgaaaaatgtgcatttgatcattggttgtgagttgtgtgtctagagttttgaaaaatgacatcaaggttctgaaattagtgccaaagtgattgtaaaaacctgtattattaattatattattattattattattaataataattatatataattaacaacaattaaattattttgacaattgtgtgttgtaggtgtgttggtgcgttaagagtttaagaaagttgttaaaagtattgaaaaaattgtcatagcgatcgtgaaaaactgtagtgttttgtatgatattgttctatgatttactaaatgttcctgttgggagagaacatgtgttagtgttttgtatgatattgttcTATGATTTACTAAATGTTcatgttgggagagaacatgtgttagtgttttggaagaattattt is a window from the Perca fluviatilis chromosome 1, GENO_Pfluv_1.0, whole genome shotgun sequence genome containing:
- the LOC120557939 gene encoding GTPase IMAP family member 9-like; translation: MSSISKQLSSIGCAGRKMSFSSSEIRMVLLGKTGSGKSSTGNSILGRKVFDSKVSSSSVTQRCRRVAGEFRGRHLTLLDTPGLLDSQQTPQEVQKELRRSVSLLYPGPHVFLLVIQIGRCTREEKEAVRQIKQAMGSHALSFSVVVFTHGDLLEEGTSVKDCLIDECKDLVELVAGCGGRYCVFNNQSSKNKNQVSELLALVDSMMQENGAVFYGSKMLEKAEEDLAQELQEEWRLLNEKEQLLKKKQEAAIKELYEKKLQMVQDKSQMDIEELKKIFFQGGGKKMQREEMKRDTLQKELDKLSQSLEEQSRKEEDRKKQIEDLLRRKTEENQRERDIQMENQRVEKRRVLALQQELKLIRIKVDKQKASEENLKRQLEESLQRERETCDTETSALKRQCDEKCSEPCNETIKKTSAEKHSTVETVSGYVQEMGLVGLNVALESVAAPCCIQ